The Thiovulum sp. ES genome includes the window AAAATAAAATGGGGATAAATTTTGGAAAAAGAGAATTTTGATTTAAAATCCGAACTAAAATTAATTGGAATGACTCAAAAAGATTTTGCCGAATATACAGGATTTCATTTAAATTCTGTCGGCAGGTGGGTTAGACAAGAGATAGAAATTCC containing:
- a CDS encoding Helix-turn-helix protein (PFAM: Helix-turn-helix) encodes the protein MEKENFDLKSELKLIGMTQKDFAEYTGFHLNSVGRWVRQEIEIPKWTIVLIENYKKAKLFDELTNKLK